The genome window ATAAGCTATATATAAgctaaatgatgatgatgatgataatgatgatgatgatggtaacaataacaaataataataataataataataataataataacaataataataataccaacaaCAACTAACTGAATTTAGAGGACAACTGATAGAAATTAATAATGAGTGGCTATGAACAATACTATATTTTGCTGTTGGTTTCACGGATGCAAACATTTATGAAACGTGAAGTAGAATAAAGAAATATAATTGCtccacaggattttttttttttttttaaatgtcgtcAATATGACAGCGGACATTAGCTGAGCTGGGATCTATTATGGCAAAGTAACTGCTCTCCCTAGTTCACCTCAGTCAACAAGAAAAGGATTATCTTGAGGCGCGTCCCCTGAAATCACAATTTGTCAcgggtttttattttaaatgatattgttAGACCTCGAGCTGACACACACTAATGAAACGCCAATGCTCCGGGACAAAAGAACTCGAGGGAATACATCACATAAACCTGTGTCTGGTCACTGTCAAGGAATCTGCATGTTAatgtgggggaggaggagctgggAGCTGGATGGGGTATTTTGAATGTAGCACCACATTTCTATGGAGCTATggtaacaaaataacaaagaggaacaatgacaacaaatgaGCTGTTAATATCAGCTTTAAGAATTTTCATTATATGAAGAAACAACATTTCTTTATATTAAGCATGCCTGTAGTGGTGCAATCCATGTGACATCTGACTAGTTGGGAAAACTCAATTACAGGGAGGGATTGTTTTCCAATAATGGGGTGTGTCAGGGAGATCAGTAGAGGGACGCATTACAGGCTTGCTTCTTCTGTAGCTGTAGTTCTCAAAGTTGGTCAGGGGACCCCAAGGGGTCTTTGAGAGGATTTAAAAGGGCCTGGGCAGGATTAGTTAAATTTGACAGTGATTTAATTCACAAAAAGTGATCTCATTTAGATGTATAAGAATGATGACTAATCTTTGGGTTCTCTCATTATTACCATCTCTCTACATTAAAGCCACCTCCAATTCAAAAATCTGTGACAGAAATGCCTTTGTGTGGGACAAAACATTTGTCAAATGGGAGTCTGTAACCTGTTGAGTTGTAAACATGGAAATATTTCTGAACTCCTATTCTATAGTGTCCATTTAACTGCTTGGTGTTTTATTGTGGCAGGTCTTATGAGCATTATCTTACTTCAATTATTCTGGATAGATGAACAGACAAAAGTAGTTACACTGTACAACTTTATTATTTGTAAATTCAGCCAGAGAGCAGTGGACCAAGCCTCCCACAGAAAGGGACAGCACAACACTTTCCAGCCTGTGGGGAAAATAAGTGCCAGGTGTTGGATCACAAGATGCTTTCTCTAATAATACCTTAGAAGGAAGTATGATTAAAAATTAAGACAATCTTTGTTTGATAGCATAGCTCTGCTTTAGTTGCGTTCTCTTTAGTTTATTTCTCCTCAAGTGAAGCAGTCTCACTCAGAACAGTGTACTCACCTCAGTCGTATAAACTAATCGCAGCCaagtatatttttcttttttccgtTTGTCAATACAAGTGTCCTTTAAATTGTTAGAGACTATTATATACTTATTTAGGATTTGATTAAAAACCTTTGATCACAGCATATTTATATCATCCCTGATATATCATACAAATTTCAAAGGTTATCATACTAGttattgtacaaaaaaaaaaaaaaattacagcactTGAACTtcaaaaaacagtgacattacagatttgcatttgttttatatcaAAGTATGTCCAGTATGAACTCAGATGGTCTTTGGCCTCTGAGGCAGACAGAGATTATAATATGCAGTTTGATCCCAAAAATCAGGACCTTTCCAGCCACACCAACCCTGGAGAAAGATAATAGAAAGACAAAATTCAGCCTCATATTTTAAAGCATACACTGTACAAAGATAAATGCAGCCAGTGTGGATGCTGATAGAGGTTCACCTTGTCTGTGATGACCTGCAAGTCTTCTGAACCTGTGTAATGTGGATCTAGGATGAGATAGCGGATCTGCCCTGTGGTCTCACTCCACGCCACACCCAGAATAGTGTGAGCTAAAACCCCCCCACCTGAAAAACAGAATACAGTGGATCACGCTGTGACACAAATCATAGACAAAATAAGATGTTTAGTTCCCTGTGAAGCCCAATAATTCTGGTTTAATCCCAGTAAAACAGTTGGGAATCCAGCTCACCGATCATGACAGGAGTTCCCTCTGTGATGAAGTGGTTGGCCAGTTCTCTGCCTTTGGATGCCAGCTCAGATCCCTGACTAATGAATAAACAGGATTTTATTATCAGACAAAGCCACATATCATATCTTCATCACAtatcacacacaacacagtggTATCTTTAGGTACAGGCTCCCACAACGCACCTCACAAACATAATTTTCGAGGTGACACTGAGCAGCTGGTTCAAGACAGCCTGAACTTCGATGGATCCAATCCACTGACGTGATCCCACAAACGATCCTTGCTTGTCTCCAACATCCACTAAAGCCTGGAAAGGAGCGAACCAAATAAAAGCAGACATCAGACATCAGACACCAGACatcagacaaacagatgaaaactaatctaaaactaaaacaaaacttaaaaaaaggcATATTTCTATTCTCTTGTGATAGTCAGTGCAGTGTGTCATATGTGGAGCCACTACCTGTTGGATCTCCTTGTGAGTGGGCACAGGCCGCTCAGTGTAACCCTGCTGCTGAAACCAGGAGCAGATGGTCTGCAGGGAGCGATAGGCACAGCCCCACCCGTTGTCATCCATACGGTCCTGCATGTAGTGGTGGTAGCTGTAGATCCCCTGGACCAAGTACAACTAATACgaacataagaaaaaaacagtcaagatTATTTTTCCTCGTACAGCATGTCTTGTTGTTTCCCCATCACAGAAAAAAGTGACACCTTGTAACTGGTCTGTCTTTGATTTGATAATACATGATATGATTTGATGAGCTCAAACCTTGCCATTTTCAAGGCTGGGGTGAGTGACGGCCAGATGGGGGTTTCGCAGGTAACCGTCTCTGTAGGTCTCATTAGGAAAACGATAAACATTGGCTCTTCTAAAATAGGGCCTGTCCTCTGGGAGCTCAAAGCGCTGATGCAGTTCCTACATGGATAGActttttttagtgcaatattcaaaaataaataaaacatttttttacttttattttttcctttaatttatcCTGTAATTAATCCCATAATTAATATTGTGATACTGTATATTGCATATTGTATATAGGTGATACATGTTCAAATTATAAACTAcatgaaaataaactaaataaatagaaCATACATCAAGTGTAAAGCAGACTGACTGACGACTGAATTAAATGCTCTTATAGAAATTATTGTTGTTAACATGTTTGATCCACTGCCTGTTGAACCAGCTTCACAGTTCAGCAGCTCAGTTCACAGTTGCACTTTCTGTGCTCAgcattaatttgttttctaCATTTAATTAAGTGACAAAAACTTCAACAAAGTCACCATTTTAAAGTCTGAGAATGAAAATATCATGCTCCCATTCATTTATGATTAAGGCGCTAAATCTGCTGGTCTTACCTTACGGTGCGCCTCTAGCTGGCTGTCAGGCACTCCTGCAGGGTAAACCACAGTCACCAGTCCCTTTGACTCTGGAAGAAGGAAGTGCAGCGGCTCAGGAACCTGCAGAGTTGTTCCCTTCATGTGCTGCAGGCTCACTTTCTCCATCTCACACAACTGGTGCAATAGCTCCTCCAACAGGCGCTCACAGGCACTGCAACACCACATGAAAATATTGTAATGTGAGAGTGTAGATTCTGAGGCACATTTGTCACTGTTCTAACAGCGAGTAGAGTTTGGTTAGTGATGAAAATCTGATACTATGAGGAAACACATACACTCCGATTGTGTCATTACAGGTGGTATGGACGACACAATCCATGGGCAGAGTTGTGCGCAGGAAGTGATGTTTCTGGACGGTTCTGTTGAGGGTCAGGGCTGGTAGAGGGCCAGGCTTTGTCACCTCCATCATCAGGTGAAGGTTTATGACACTCTATAGGTGTATTTGCACACAAACCATACAGACAACACAACACTTACACTGTGACAGATTTCTACTTGTGCAAAGGGAGAAACACTTAAAGTAGGTATGCAACAGTATGGCAGGACATTAGTAAACCACATGTAGCATTAGAATGACATAATTACAATGTCTGCCGCCATGCAACCACATTCATCTCCATACAAGGAACATGACTTACTGCTGTTGGaatctttttacttttactttttgcatttttcttgctGGAGCTCTCTTGTTCATCTGTCCTAAAAGACACAAAGACTTGAGTTACTGCTCATataaaaaagagatgaaaaaggCAGTCATACTGATAAATAAAGATGTAAAAGACTTAAAATGAAACCTTACTTTATCCATTGTTGTAGATCTTTACACAGGGTATTAGGAGTAATTTCTTCAGGTGATGCATATagtgtttcctgtttgcctCTGTTTggccaaacaacaacaggactATCGCAGACTGTGAAAACTAAAGATTCTGATTTCACTCTGGAGCGAAGGGTCTCAAATGTTCTTGAGATTACCTTCTGTATGTGTGACCCTGAAAGAATAAAGACAGGCAATATTACCCCTTTAACATCAATAACAGGAGCATACAGTACAGGTATAATTTTAATCCCTGAGACACCCTGCCCTGTAGCATCGCTCCAGGGGAATTAAACTTTAGAAATATAATTGCTGAATGGTTCAATTGTATGCACAGATGCATTCAAGCAACACATGCAAAATGCAACTGTAAGATGAACATTAAGACCACTTCAACACTGAAACCAGGCATAATACTCCACTCTAATGGACCTGTTCAGCTGCTGAGGTTGATAATTCCAATTTTGTGTTTCGTTTGGCAGGTTTTCTGATTTGGCAAATCATTTGACACTAATAAGTGAGGAGACAGCCCAAGGGCAgttatacactatatggacaaaagtacttGGCCACCTACAAATTACActtacaggagcttttatggggtcccattctaaatccacagACATTAAAATGGAGTTGGTCCTCCTTTCGAAGCTATTACAGCTTCCACTCTTTTGGGAAGGcatttctacaagattttggagtgtgtctgtcgGGAGTTTTTGCCTATTCATCTAGAAGAgcatgaggtcagacactgatgttggacgagagaGCTTGGCTCATAATCTCCGTTCAAGTTCATCCCAAAGTtgctggatggggttgaggtcagggctctgtgggggtcagtcaagttcttccacaccaaactcaccctgtctgtatggagcttgctttgtgcactatggcgcagtcatgctggaacagaaaagggccttccccaaagtgttcccacaaagttggaagcagagaattgtccaaaatgtcttggtaagctgaagcattaagatttcccctcactggaactaaggggccgaggctgagcccagaaaaaacaagcccgcagcattatccctcctccaccaaactttacagttggtgtgatgcagtcaggcagggaacgttctcctggcattctcCAAACACAGACTTGTCTATCAGAccaccagatagagaagcgtgattggtcactccacagaacacatcCAGTGGCAgcatgctttacaccgctccatctgatgcttgacattgtgcttggtgatgtaaggcttgcgtgcggctgctcggccatggaaacccatgccatgaagctccttacacacagtttctgtgctgatgttaatgccagaggaggtttggagctctgcagttattgagtcagcagagcgtcggccacttttactCACTATGAGCCTCAGAACTTGGCGAccccactctgtaactttacatggtgctgccacctgatggctgagttgctgtggttcataaactcttccactttgcaataataccactcaCAGCTGACTGAGGAacatctaggagggaagaaatttcacaaactgacttgttgcagcagtggcatcctattacattactattagagtaccatgctggaattcagtgaggtctttagaatgagccattcattcacaaatgtttgtaaaggcagactgcatggctaggtgcttgacTTTCTACATCTGTGGCAATAGGACTGAATGAATCACCTGAATTCAATCATTAAGAGGTGAGGCccgatacttttgtccatatagtgtaaaTATGATCAGAATACACATTCCTAAACCATACCGCTGTCCCAGCTTCATCTGAATGGCAgttcaaaattgaaattgaaatctTGTTGGGGACTGTGGAAAATCTCCTTAGCGCCTCCCTGGGCAGACTCGGACCACACTTCGGAGACCGCTATAGTGTACAGAAAACGTCCCTGAACTTACCAACTGTGCTGTCCAGCTGGCACTTGAACTCCAGCGGCCCTCTGACACGTAAAATAGTCCCAGGCTCGGAGGAATCTGACTGCACAATCTGAGACAACACAAGTCATGTCAGCTGGATTGAACATAAACAACGCTGCGTCATATTTGTGAGCGAGGCTGATGATTCCATTCAAGTGAGTAAGCTAAATCCTATTTTCTCTCCATACCCACCAGTTTGCTATTATTTGCCAGCCAACGTTACAATGTTACCATGAAGTTCTACCGGTGAAGAAACAAGTTCGCGTCCTCACGTCTAGGCGACAAGATGGTAAGCTACACTGGCCTGCTTAGAGCCAGTCATAACATTTAATTGCATCTGAAGcagcaaaaatgtgtaaaacctGCACTCAACTTGATGACAAACTTACCATTGTGGAGGCCAACAGAGATATAACACCAAGTTTCAGACTATCCGCTGTACCGCTGAGTGGAGGCTGACATGTCTGCTGGAGACGCACGTCAACGTGTCCCTTGTTGCCACCTACTATTGGATCATTATGGCCCCGCCCACCTATTTACAGGAAGCGCTTGACTTTGTTGCATTCAGGGTCACTCGTAATTGGAAAATACAAATATTCTATActtaaaaaacagcaataaccTTATTTgcgtcacatttttttctttaaaaaggtGGCGCTGTCCAAGACTATTAAATGGAATAATGGAATATAATGGAATTAGAATGGAGTCTattaaatggaatggaaaagactttaaataataataataataataataataataataataattgtaaaacaGCAAATGGACTGTAATAATAActtgtcatttccaaaacaaattatttaaaattgaTTTAGACTGTGGTTCCCTAGCCACGTTGTGATACAGTGAATCTGCATcgcttttattttgctgaggaaatCAGACTTAGCTGTCATCAGGAAACACTCCACTGTCCACATCCTAATCTAATACCGTGGAAACATTTTTATACAGTCTATGGTCCTACTATGTACTAAAAAGGCTGCTGAAGTTGGCATATAGTTATCCCCACAAAATAGGTTTTACCAATACAAATAAATGCACCACGAATGGATGCAGATTaactttttctatttctctgtTTCCAGTAAATCACAGTATTTCTTAATGCATCAGCAAGAATAAGTGTAAttctttcattttaataatttatgatTCTTACACTGCATGATGCTTTGAAACTTTCTGTAGCCTATAAAAGTTTACAGTTCATACTGTACTGCATGTGCACTATAATGCAATCAATGCCATTTCAACACGCTGAGTCAGTAGAAAATCAGTTTGTATTCAGACACATTATATTACTATGACATACAACATGGTAATATTTTGTTACAAAAgctataaaaatataattacaaGCAATGACATTATCAGTCCTTACATTCAACATAGGCtgctagtaaaaaaaaaaataaataaaaaaagtagtaaaaattctgaaaaattaattCAAAAAGTCATTCTTAGGTATGTTTAAAACACACGTAGGCATAACATACATGTTATGTTACATTTCACGGGTTATCTTCGAAACGGTACTGTTTTGTTGGGAGGGCTCCAAGGGGGAGGGGGACTGTTTTGGAGGATAGCCTGTATccgtctctcttctctctgtcttctctgttcTAGCTCTTTCCTCATCTGTTGGAACAAAAATTGCAAAGACAAGTGTTTGTAGAAACcgctgaaaataaaaataatccccCTCCAGAGACTGGCACCACTGCACACTCCTCTGAGCGTTGGCAGGGGAACTGGTCTGCAGTCAACACATGTAAGAAACTGCACCAGGACTTCAGGGCTGGGGGCTGATAATAATTGCACAGTGAGAtcatttgtttcaagcaaaaaagacagcaaaataACTGAAACAGTGCACATCACTACCTTGGAAACCATAAtcattgctactactactaccaccccTGGGAGTACTACTTACCAGCCACTTTTCATACATCTCTACAGcttctgtatctctctcttcttttctgtatctttcctcctctgctttgtcttcatttttcttgCGTTCCATCATGGCTTTTTCATCGAGAacattcttctttttctcatcCCTTACTCATtttgagggagagggaggggaggttaCATGATGATGTATACTTGTCATGTAATGTGGTTTATGAACTACAAACTTTCTTTAAAAGGTGGATAGATTGTAGTACCAAAAAGTGGATTATTATTAGCGGTGATATAAAatacaggaggaagaggatgccTTTCCACAGCACACTGTAGCAACCAAGTgttatacattttcaaataatgtggAAGCCATTGGTTGTGATGATTTCcccaaaaaatgagaaaaaaaaaacattacactcACCAACTTAAAAAAGCATAtttgctgtttctctttctttcttcctccatttcttgtttttccagCTTAAGTTTATTTTCagcttctctttgttttctgttcttaaCTTTGAGTAGTTCATCATGCTCTTGTTTCCATTTTTCAAACACCTGTAATTATCATAACATTGTTGATCAACATTACAGCCTTGCACACAAATACTTCATCTTAAAGCACAATAATCAGCTGCATACCTTTTTAGCAgattcacttttttcttctttctcttcagTTGCTCTTTGCTGTTTCCTGAGCATGTCTTGCTTTTCTCTGGCCTTTGCTCTGAGGAcctctgctttcttttctttccaaaCCTCATAGGACACAATCGCCTCTTCCTTTTTAGTctgcttctcctttttttttttttaaagatagtataaaatgtgcatatcAATTAAATAACCTAGTTTCCCTTTGTATTACTTATGACATATTTTTGGCAACTGCACAGTCTGTTTCACTACATACTCCTCTCTACAAAACAATATATTCaccttttccctttcttctctcaGAATTTCTTCTTGCTtcttttgttgcattttctctctcaactgttcctttttctttttaagccATTCCTGTTTTTGTCATAGTTTAAGAGtttaggaataaaaataaatggtaTCATTACAAAAGACAGCAGAaaatatgcattaaaaaaatccaGCAAGTATTCTTTGCATGTATTCATACTCCTGCATCCCCATCAATATAAGTATCTGAGTGAACTTGGACTTAAAATGCATGAGCTGAAAGTCCAAAGTCCCTTCCCCATGGGACTGTTATGCACAGAGGGACTGGACTCTAGATTTTTTTATACTCCTTCAAGTGCAGCAATGTGGGGCCCAGCAGGCTCCAACATCAATCATACAGTTTACATTCTAGAGACAATACAGGCGCTGATGTATTATCACACTGACCTGGTAAATGGCAGCTCTCAGTGAATCTGATCCTTGTGGCTGAGAGTCCTCCAGAGACACTTTGCGATCCAGAACTTTCAGAGTTCCCATATACTTTGACTTCACTTTCAAGGAGCATGCACTCTGGGATCTCTGAGAGCTTTTAGCAGAAGAACTTGATGTCCTGATTTAAACAAGACAAGATGATGGTCAGTTACTAACCTGTTTTATCCATTAAGCTGTAGGAGTCTGCTGGCATAGCTTggacaaaaacatacatttacCCTACCTGGTATCAAATGACTTTTTATGGCCAGTGGAACGAGTGGAGCGATCTCCTGAGTCTCCCTGaaagaaaacaatacaaaagTGTTGTGTAGATTCTAATATTCACCTTTAAAATACATAACCTCATATTTTGCTTTTGCTGAATTACATATGCTCTGCCACACAACTATCTCTGCTCATCAACTTTCTATAGAGGGAAGATAATAGATTTGGATTCTGCCTCTGCTTCTCTTCAATACCTGTGATTGAACACCATTAACTGTAGATAGTCTACTATAAGCTATAGTGAAAACTGCAGACTAGCCaaaatttcccaaaactgaCTAGAACTAGGACCAGAGGTAGAATTAGAGTCCCAGAGGCATCTAACTGAACACATGTAACATGAGATTAACCACTTTCTACAAGTTCTACAAGAACCAGTGATAAATGTCTCACATGAAATTCTTCAAATGAAGTGGAGTACTTCCCTTCATGCTCTTTACTGTCATCTGAATTAAGgaaatctaaaaacaaaaaagtcaaaagatGAAATTGTGGCAAAAACAagagtaaaaacagaaatgcaaaaaaggaTTCTTAACATTTGTTACCTCTTGACCCAGTGTCAACAGTGGACTTGGTCAATGAGAGTGAATGCCCTCTCCGTGCTAGTGAAGGTGACACTCTTCCTGGCCTCTGTGATAAAACGACAACAAAGCATGTTGTCGTCAACTGGGGAAGACAACCGCTCTTCCACAATAAAACTTGAAAAGCTGTTGAAGAAACAAGTGATGAGACTCACGTGTGGACTAACAGTGATCCTGTCAGTCGTATCATGTGAGAAGGGGAGCGACACAGAGGAACTGGAGGGCCTGCTGACATCCTGAGATCCAGCGTCTTCATCCTGCTCCTCCATAACGTGAAAGTTCAGCCCAGCGGTTCTCAGCCTCGGTTTGGGTTTGGGTGGCTCCCTCTCAGCAACGCTACCTGAATAACATGGGAATTTGTGGGATCATTAAAAATCAGGCAAACACAGATCTACATGCATTCAGTGCACTGACATGTGAACACATTGTTTAAAGAATCGTCTATATAGAGAGATACTACGCCTACAAGAATATGAAAGTTTACCTGCAGGGGGAGACATACAGCACTAAATCTGCATGAGCTAAACTAAAAATGGGACTTTTCCATAAAATCAGAGTAGAAATTacaattttttgtaatttttttccttctctcagtGCATTGGTGATAATGACCAGAAAGTGGTTAAGAGGATACACTTTTCTATGTGCTTCGATGAATGAAACCTGGAaccatttaagaaaaaaatgttttggctgTGCAAACACTTAACACCACATATCCTCAATGCCAGTGCAACACTCAATTTCACATCAACCTATAATTGtgtcttcattttaaatattggGCAgtttaataataacagtaatagtagATTTACTTGTGgatatttgaaataaaatgtagtgATCACTTTCTAGCGTTTAGCCCCACCGACCACCATTTATTATAATCTGTTTTTGGAAGTCTTCAGCGCTGCCTctgatggccaaaagactgtactacactctttttttctgtctcaccgCAGTCACTGGCTCGCCTCTACAGGCTTTTGTGTATCCATATAAAATTAACATAGAATGTGGCCTTTGTGATCCTTATATAAAATACATTGTTGAGACAGACCTACGGAAGACATGTAATTGAAGCCATTTTCTGATGGTGCAGTATGAGATTTTTGTCCTTCTCTGTGAAATGACTCGCACCCCTCTCCTCACCGTTTTCAGAGACAAAGGGATCTGGGGTTTCCATCACACCGCTGACAGACTGTGATGTGTCCAGCTGACTGCCTTCTGATGTTTGATGTGAAGGATCTTCACTTGGGCTTTTTCTTGCAGATTCAGGATGGGTAGAATCCTCACCACTTTGTTCAGATTTATCATCCTCTTCATTGACACTTGTGGAGTGCTGGTAATAACTGAGTGTGGTGGATGAGTCAGGTTGCTCATTTCCATGTGAGTCTGATGCCATCACATCTCGTGAGGGGGAGCTgactctttttgttttcaggaatgaaactttcttttttctgtcatttttgccTTCATCATCTGAAATCTCAAAGtcattgattttgattttagtCCTCCCAGTCTTAAATGCATCAgtcttcttttttcttgatttGAGGAGTTccttaaaaaaatctgtgaaaaatgATTCCAGTAAATGAGCAAGAAAGAGCAAACTATGTCAAGTTTTTAAACTGCATCTGAAATTACAAATATCAGTCTTACCTATGGATTAACTAAGAAATCTTTCAGCGAGTTATGACGTGCTAGTAGGGGTTAGTGTGCATGTCTTAAGAGCATGGTTGTTCACGGTGTGATGTCACTCTGGATGCCACATGTCATCCTAAGCATCTAAGCATCTGCCATTTACAATAATCACTTTATGTGTATAGCACAAAAACAAAGGTACAGAGTGCTTAACAAAAACAGCACTGaacaccagaaaataaaaatgcatgaaaacaagTGGcacacaaaagtaaaaacacacaaaagtaaACACCAAAGCAATGGATCAGGtatttcaagcaaattttgcACTTTTCATTCTTCAGTCAGTCCCTTATCTGCCAAAGCGGTCAGAAATGCTTCAATATAGTAACATTTTTGCAGAGTAACATACAGTATTATGTGGACTAGAGATCTTTGACTGGTCGTGAAGTATTGCTATGCTAGATGTactgtgtttctgactgttttCACTGCCTCACTAAAATAGGGCTTCACTGATTAGCCTGATGCATTTTCATAGTGAAGCACAGCAAGAGACATTAAAGCACAATCGGATTAGATACAAAGTTAAGGAAGGGTCACAGAGAAGACTACTGTTTGCATCTTCGGGTGCAGTCATTTTCAAACTATGTGTCCTAGCATGGAAGACAAGTGGCTTGTGGGAAGGCTGCATGAATGCAttcttttctcagcaatttctACATCCGTCAGGCATTATGTAAAGCATCATGGACCATGATGCCCTGcatgaaaaacaatgacaggGGCAGCTTTCTTAGCTACCTGACAACatggacacatttttaaaaatcaaagatgCCAATGTGCATCTTACTGATTTGCTCATATTGAATGttttcaaggattcaaggattcaaggattcaaggaactttattgtttTACAATTAAATCTAGAGCAAATATAGAATTGACTGTGAAGATGGATGCACATCGAAAGCTTAACTATTTTTTGCCAACTTTATTTCATCTAACAAAACATTTGGTAGATCTTCGATTCAGATAGTATCTCTATATGTAGG of Myripristis murdjan chromosome 1, fMyrMur1.1, whole genome shotgun sequence contains these proteins:
- the map9 gene encoding microtubule-associated protein 9, whose amino-acid sequence is MAHQEFSTLAHKKSPKASKRTTFQDELEATVSARASRTKAGRHTNSGDFNEDDDDFFKELLKSRKKKTDAFKTGRTKIKINDFEISDDEGKNDRKKKVSFLKTKRVSSPSRDVMASDSHGNEQPDSSTTLSYYQHSTSVNEEDDKSEQSGEDSTHPESARKSPSEDPSHQTSEGSQLDTSQSVSGVMETPDPFVSENGSVAEREPPKPKPRLRTAGLNFHVMEEQDEDAGSQDVSRPSSSSVSLPFSHDTTDRITVSPHRPGRVSPSLARRGHSLSLTKSTVDTGSRDFLNSDDSKEHEGKYSTSFEEFHGDSGDRSTRSTGHKKSFDTRTSSSSAKSSQRSQSACSLKVKSKYMGTLKVLDRKVSLEDSQPQGSDSLRAAIYQEWLKKKKEQLREKMQQKKQEEILREEREKEKQTKKEEAIVSYEVWKEKKAEVLRAKAREKQDMLRKQQRATEEKEEKSESAKKVFEKWKQEHDELLKVKNRKQREAENKLKLEKQEMEEERKRNSKYAFLSWDEKKKNVLDEKAMMERKKNEDKAEEERYRKEERDTEAVEMYEKWLMRKELEQRRQREERRIQAILQNSPPPPWSPPNKTVPFRR
- the ufsp2 gene encoding ufm1-specific protease 2 isoform X1 — its product is MIVQSDSSEPGTILRVRGPLEFKCQLDSTVGSHIQKVISRTFETLRSRVKSESLVFTVCDSPVVVWPNRGKQETLYASPEEITPNTLCKDLQQWIKTDEQESSSKKNAKSKSKKIPTASVINLHLMMEVTKPGPLPALTLNRTVQKHHFLRTTLPMDCVVHTTCNDTIGVACERLLEELLHQLCEMEKVSLQHMKGTTLQVPEPLHFLLPESKGLVTVVYPAGVPDSQLEAHRKELHQRFELPEDRPYFRRANVYRFPNETYRDGYLRNPHLAVTHPSLENGKLYLVQGIYSYHHYMQDRMDDNGWGCAYRSLQTICSWFQQQGYTERPVPTHKEIQQALVDVGDKQGSFVGSRQWIGSIEVQAVLNQLLSVTSKIMFVSQGSELASKGRELANHFITEGTPVMIGGGVLAHTILGVAWSETTGQIRYLILDPHYTGSEDLQVITDKGWCGWKGPDFWDQTAYYNLCLPQRPKTI
- the ufsp2 gene encoding ufm1-specific protease 2 isoform X2 encodes the protein MSDSSEPGTILRVRGPLEFKCQLDSTVGSHIQKVISRTFETLRSRVKSESLVFTVCDSPVVVWPNRGKQETLYASPEEITPNTLCKDLQQWIKTDEQESSSKKNAKSKSKKIPTASVINLHLMMEVTKPGPLPALTLNRTVQKHHFLRTTLPMDCVVHTTCNDTIGVACERLLEELLHQLCEMEKVSLQHMKGTTLQVPEPLHFLLPESKGLVTVVYPAGVPDSQLEAHRKELHQRFELPEDRPYFRRANVYRFPNETYRDGYLRNPHLAVTHPSLENGKLYLVQGIYSYHHYMQDRMDDNGWGCAYRSLQTICSWFQQQGYTERPVPTHKEIQQALVDVGDKQGSFVGSRQWIGSIEVQAVLNQLLSVTSKIMFVSQGSELASKGRELANHFITEGTPVMIGGGVLAHTILGVAWSETTGQIRYLILDPHYTGSEDLQVITDKGWCGWKGPDFWDQTAYYNLCLPQRPKTI